The Meiothermus cerbereus DSM 11376 genome includes a region encoding these proteins:
- a CDS encoding AbrB/MazE/SpoVT family DNA-binding domain-containing protein: MKHPVVQQAVQLGVKGRLVLPAGVRRVLRLREGDRLLLRLWDDGVIELVKAEEVVLGSKGLLQRLYPALKEKALAQELIQERRREARQE; the protein is encoded by the coding sequence ATGAAACACCCCGTGGTGCAACAAGCCGTACAGCTAGGGGTCAAAGGGCGCCTGGTGCTACCCGCTGGGGTGCGTAGGGTTTTACGGCTGCGGGAGGGGGATCGTCTGCTGTTGCGGCTCTGGGACGATGGGGTGATCGAGCTGGTCAAGGCGGAGGAAGTTGTGCTGGGAAGCAAGGGTCTTTTGCAACGCCTCTACCCTGCTTTGAAGGAAAAAGCGCTGGCTCAAGAGCTGATCCAGGAACGGCGCAGGGAGGCCCGGCAGGAATGA
- a CDS encoding type II toxin-antitoxin system VapC family toxin, whose product MSVVLDASALLAYLNQEAGAEEVARQMVGGGFISAVNLAEVYSKVTEWGQDAHLLEQALVRQGLLGGVLEVVPFGPEDVHLVATLRPLTKAQGLSLGDRVCLALAMRLKLPAITTDSAWNNLEAGVEVRVVR is encoded by the coding sequence ATGAGCGTGGTGCTGGATGCCTCGGCCTTGCTGGCCTACCTCAACCAGGAGGCGGGGGCCGAGGAAGTCGCTCGGCAGATGGTTGGAGGCGGCTTTATTAGCGCCGTCAATCTGGCCGAGGTTTACAGCAAGGTGACCGAGTGGGGCCAGGACGCGCACCTGCTGGAGCAGGCCCTGGTGCGGCAGGGTTTGCTGGGGGGTGTGTTGGAGGTGGTGCCCTTCGGCCCTGAAGACGTTCACCTCGTGGCAACGCTACGACCCCTGACCAAAGCCCAGGGGCTATCCCTGGGGGATCGGGTCTGTCTGGCCTTGGCTATGCGGCTGAAACTGCCAGCCATCACCACCGACAGCGCATGGAACAACCTGGAGGCAGGAGTTGAGGTGCGGGTCGTGCGTTAG